The Qipengyuania aurantiaca genome contains the following window.
CGCCCGCATCCGACTGGAAAAGCTTTTCCACCGTCCCGGGCGCGGCTGCGACGACGCTGGTCCCCGTGGGGGCCATGATGTCGATCGCCTCGTGCAGCCGCTCCCCACCACCGCGGGAATCGGTGAAAGTGTCGGATAGCTCAGCCGCACGAACGTTCAGGACCGGAATGATGAGCTCGCTGGCCGCGCGGCTGTCCACCTGCTGGGCGAATTGGGTATCCAGCGGCTTGGCGTTGCGCGCCTGGTCGGACACCGGCGTTTCCATGCCCGCCTCGGCCAGTTCGGTGCTGGTCGGCGAGGGACTCGGTGCAGCCTCAGCCGGACGCGTGGTGTCTCGCTGCCCTTCCCCGGTGGCGTTCTCGATCAAACTCCCGCCCGCCACGATCCAGACTGCGCTGGTAATCGTGGCGGTGATGACGATGGTGAGCAGTCGATCAACGAAGTTCATAATCCCCCCTTTACCCGCTTACGCTTCGAAAATCACCTGCGTGGACTGGGAGACCATGCCCGCAAGCCGCGCTGCGTCCCAGTTGGTCAGGCGCACGCAGCCGCTCGATTGCGCGCGGCCGATGGTTTCGGGATCGGGCGTGCCGTGGATGCCGTAATGCTCCTTGGAAAGGTCGATCCAGACCACGCCCAC
Protein-coding sequences here:
- a CDS encoding M23 family metallopeptidase encodes the protein MNFVDRLLTIVITATITSAVWIVAGGSLIENATGEGQRDTTRPAEAAPSPSPTSTELAEAGMETPVSDQARNAKPLDTQFAQQVDSRAASELIIPVLNVRAAELSDTFTDSRGGGERLHEAIDIMAPTGTSVVAAAPGTVEKLFQSDAGGMTIYVRSTDGRTIHYYAHLDAYAKGLTEGQKVRRGQRIGTVGSSGNASPDAPHLHFAILQTTPDSEWWEPANAVNPYPLLSKR